One window of the Quadrisphaera setariae genome contains the following:
- a CDS encoding Gmad2 immunoglobulin-like domain-containing protein, which translates to MPAQTRTQHARRTTAGTTARRTARLAVRTAVPAAALALLLAGCGGQASPETEPVGGGTSSAGASGTSAPPSSSSSATTTASASAATAAGPAATGTGRSASVVITAPTEGERLPAGPMGIVGQGSAPEGTLLYRITQADGAVLSDGYTDAGANGQVGDFSIPQTVQEGTCTPCTAEVWVPDESAGEGTVPTGAAKVTFTVG; encoded by the coding sequence ATGCCAGCCCAGACCCGGACCCAGCACGCGCGCCGCACCACCGCGGGTACGACCGCCCGTCGCACCGCCCGCCTCGCGGTCCGCACGGCCGTCCCCGCCGCCGCCCTCGCGCTCCTGCTGGCCGGGTGCGGAGGGCAGGCCTCCCCCGAGACGGAGCCGGTCGGCGGCGGCACCAGCAGCGCGGGCGCGTCCGGCACGAGCGCTCCGCCGTCGTCGTCCTCCAGCGCCACGACCACGGCGAGCGCGTCCGCGGCCACCGCCGCGGGGCCGGCGGCCACCGGGACCGGCAGGTCGGCGTCGGTGGTGATCACCGCCCCCACCGAGGGCGAGCGGCTCCCCGCCGGCCCGATGGGGATCGTCGGCCAGGGCTCGGCGCCCGAGGGCACGCTGCTCTACAGGATCACGCAGGCCGACGGCGCGGTGCTGTCCGACGGCTACACCGACGCCGGCGCCAACGGCCAGGTCGGCGACTTCTCCATCCCGCAGACCGTGCAGGAGGGCACCTGCACGCCGTGCACCGCCGAGGTCTGGGTGCCCGACGAGTCCGCCGGTGAGGGCACCGTCCCCACCGGCGCCGCCAAGGTCACCTTCACCGTCGGCTGA
- a CDS encoding hemolysin family protein — translation MTPVPDASLPWLAAAAVLGLVVAGYLAAAEAALSRLTRAEAQRLAADGRRGAPAVVALVADPVPALSVATLVRVTFEALATVCAALASAALFSQWWAGLVTAVVMGGVVFTLLGVSPRTVGRQDPEGMALRSAGQLRALTTALGPLSRGLVALANAVTPGRGYRDGPFSTEGELRELVDRASESAIIEAGEREMIHSVFELGDTIVREVMSPRTDMVTIGEDTGPGEALDLFLASGHSRLPVVGSTVDDVVGVLHLKDVVRVLHDRPVRRRGATTRARDLARRPVFVPETKQVDALLREMQGASLHLALVIDEYGGVAGLVTLEDLLEEIVGEITDETDTETPDVVPLEDGGFRVSARLHVEDLGDLFGLEIDEDEVDSTGGLLAKALGTVPAEGDEAEVAGLVLLADEVDGHRITTVVVHRAEEPETGEDDDEDERAREQQEKAERKREKRERKEREREERRQQDDERKQQDEERERALEQQQQEQELVHGEH, via the coding sequence GTGACCCCGGTCCCGGACGCCTCGCTGCCGTGGCTCGCGGCCGCCGCGGTGCTCGGGCTCGTCGTGGCCGGCTACCTCGCGGCCGCCGAGGCGGCGCTGTCGCGCCTGACGCGCGCGGAGGCGCAGCGCCTGGCGGCCGACGGGCGCCGCGGCGCGCCCGCGGTGGTGGCCCTCGTGGCCGACCCGGTGCCCGCCCTGTCGGTGGCCACCCTCGTGCGGGTCACCTTCGAGGCGCTGGCCACCGTGTGCGCAGCGCTCGCCTCCGCCGCGCTGTTCTCGCAGTGGTGGGCGGGCCTGGTCACCGCCGTCGTCATGGGCGGGGTGGTCTTCACCCTCCTCGGCGTGAGCCCGCGCACCGTCGGCCGGCAGGACCCGGAGGGGATGGCGCTGCGCTCGGCGGGGCAGCTGCGCGCGCTCACCACGGCGCTCGGCCCGCTCTCCCGCGGTCTCGTGGCCCTGGCCAACGCCGTCACCCCCGGGCGCGGCTACCGCGACGGCCCGTTCTCCACCGAGGGCGAGCTGCGCGAGCTGGTCGACCGGGCGAGCGAGTCGGCGATCATCGAGGCCGGCGAGCGCGAGATGATCCACTCCGTCTTCGAGCTGGGTGACACCATCGTCCGCGAGGTCATGAGCCCCCGCACCGACATGGTGACCATCGGCGAGGACACCGGCCCCGGGGAGGCGCTCGACCTCTTCCTGGCCTCCGGGCACTCACGGCTGCCGGTGGTGGGCTCCACCGTGGACGACGTGGTGGGCGTGCTCCACCTCAAGGACGTCGTCAGGGTGCTGCACGACCGGCCCGTCCGGCGCCGCGGCGCCACCACCCGGGCCCGCGACCTGGCCCGGCGGCCGGTGTTCGTCCCGGAGACCAAGCAGGTCGACGCGCTGCTGCGGGAGATGCAGGGCGCCTCCCTGCACCTGGCGCTGGTCATCGACGAGTACGGCGGGGTCGCCGGGCTGGTGACCCTGGAGGACCTCCTGGAGGAGATCGTCGGGGAGATCACCGACGAGACCGACACCGAGACCCCCGACGTCGTGCCCCTGGAGGACGGCGGCTTCCGCGTCAGCGCCCGGCTGCACGTGGAGGACCTCGGGGACCTGTTCGGCCTCGAGATCGACGAGGACGAGGTCGACTCCACCGGTGGCCTGCTCGCCAAGGCCCTCGGCACCGTCCCCGCCGAGGGCGACGAGGCCGAGGTGGCCGGCCTGGTGCTGCTCGCCGACGAGGTGGACGGGCACCGCATCACCACCGTGGTCGTCCACCGCGCCGAGGAGCCCGAGACGGGCGAGGACGACGACGAGGACGAGCGCGCCCGCGAGCAGCAGGAGAAGGCCGAGCGCAAGCGGGAGAAGCGCGAGCGCAAGGAGCGCGAGCGCGAAGAGCGCAGGCAGCAGGACGACGAGCGCAAGCAGCAGGACGAGGAGCGCGAGCGCGCCCTCGAGCAGCAGCAGCAGGAGCAGGAGCTGGTCCACGGTGAGCACTGA
- the dnaJ gene encoding molecular chaperone DnaJ encodes MPTDHYTALGVPRDASTEDVKKAYRKLARQLHPDVNPDAGERFKEVSAAYEVLSNPDKRRVYDATGSSGGPGGFGGGGFPGGAQAFDLGDLFGTFFGGGGGAARGPVPRAQPGQDALIRLEVDLAEAVFGAEREITVDTAVVCPTCGGNCAAPGTQVRTCDVCHGQGQVQRAARSLLGQVLTTSPCPACGGYGTTIPDPCNECAGDGRVRRRRTLTIRVPAGVDTGTRIQLSGQGEVGPGGGPAGDLYVEVVQRQHDLFTRRGEDLHATLPVPMTAAALGTVLEMETLDGMREVEVRPGTQPAEVVVLRGLGAARLRSGGRGDLHVHIDVQVPRGLDDEQADLLRQLARLRGEERPEGRLSPASGGVFSRLKRGFSGR; translated from the coding sequence GTGCCGACCGACCACTACACCGCCCTCGGGGTCCCGCGCGACGCGAGCACCGAGGACGTCAAGAAGGCCTACCGCAAGCTCGCCCGCCAGCTGCACCCGGACGTCAACCCCGACGCCGGCGAGCGCTTCAAGGAGGTCTCGGCCGCCTACGAGGTGCTGAGCAACCCCGACAAGCGCCGCGTCTACGACGCGACCGGCAGCTCCGGCGGTCCCGGCGGCTTCGGGGGCGGCGGCTTCCCCGGCGGTGCGCAGGCCTTCGACCTAGGCGACCTGTTCGGCACCTTCTTCGGCGGCGGGGGCGGTGCCGCCCGCGGCCCGGTGCCCCGCGCGCAGCCGGGCCAGGACGCGCTGATCCGCCTCGAGGTCGACCTCGCGGAGGCGGTCTTCGGCGCCGAGCGCGAGATCACCGTGGACACCGCCGTCGTCTGCCCGACCTGCGGCGGGAACTGCGCCGCGCCGGGCACGCAGGTCCGCACCTGCGACGTCTGCCACGGCCAGGGGCAGGTGCAGCGCGCCGCCCGGTCGCTGCTGGGCCAGGTGCTCACCACCTCCCCGTGCCCCGCCTGCGGCGGCTACGGCACCACCATCCCCGACCCCTGCAACGAGTGCGCCGGTGACGGCCGCGTGCGCCGCCGCCGGACGCTGACCATCCGCGTGCCCGCGGGTGTCGACACCGGCACCCGCATCCAGCTGTCCGGCCAGGGCGAGGTCGGCCCCGGTGGTGGCCCCGCGGGTGACCTGTACGTCGAGGTGGTCCAGCGCCAGCACGACCTGTTCACCCGCCGCGGAGAGGACCTGCACGCCACGCTGCCCGTGCCGATGACCGCCGCGGCGCTGGGCACGGTGCTGGAGATGGAGACCCTCGACGGCATGCGCGAGGTCGAGGTGCGCCCGGGCACCCAGCCCGCCGAGGTGGTCGTGCTGCGGGGCCTGGGCGCGGCGCGCCTGCGCTCCGGTGGCCGCGGGGACCTGCACGTCCACATCGACGTGCAGGTGCCCAGGGGCCTGGACGACGAGCAGGCCGACCTGCTGCGCCAGCTGGCGCGGCTGCGCGGCGAGGAGCGCCCGGAGGGGCGCCTGTCGCCGGCCTCCGGCGGGGTGTTCTCCCGCCTCAAGCGCGGCTTCTCCGGCCGCTAG
- a CDS encoding HIT domain-containing protein, whose translation MAQDPDCIFCRIASGDVPADVVARTDRVVAFRDLDPQAPLHVLVVPVDHHRDVPALAAADPEALAELTGTAARVAAELGDGQFRFVFNTGAGVGQSVFHVHGHVLGGRPMGWPPG comes from the coding sequence GTGGCCCAGGACCCCGACTGCATCTTCTGCCGCATCGCCTCCGGCGACGTGCCCGCAGACGTGGTGGCGCGCACCGACCGCGTCGTCGCCTTCCGCGACCTCGACCCGCAGGCCCCGCTGCACGTGCTGGTGGTGCCCGTGGACCACCACCGCGACGTGCCGGCCCTCGCCGCCGCCGACCCCGAGGCCCTCGCCGAGCTGACCGGCACCGCCGCGCGCGTGGCCGCCGAGCTGGGCGACGGGCAGTTCCGCTTCGTCTTCAACACCGGCGCGGGCGTGGGGCAGAGCGTCTTCCACGTGCACGGGCACGTGCTCGGCGGGCGGCCGATGGGCTGGCCGCCCGGCTGA
- a CDS encoding glycoside hydrolase family 15 protein encodes MPGSHRGVPPVLWSGGGAPDPAPVLERDEHGWADLRTYAAVGDGRTVALVARDGQVDWLPLPDLDDTPAFAALLDPADGGCVELRPVEPFTASREHVPHTNVLASTYTTASGRVRVTDALSTGVAGRLPWAELGRRVEGLEGRVPMRAVVRPGTCLGTAGPWVQGSSAGALLRVDGLTMAVVAEVLEPGEDVQGPTRLHRTDAEREVRVDLEVTAGSRSVLGLVATAAEPLWMPSGRAVDAGIDRTADNWRAYSRTVSWDGPWEAAVRRSVMVLKLLLHAPSGAMAAAATTSLPEDPAGGKCWDYRFAWVRDSTYALEAMMRFGLREEPHAAVSWLLRTIRERGTAPDVFYALSGEVPRGEVQQMQAPGWRGAGPVVRGNAASSQLQLGVYGDLFSILRLYVDGGGALDAETGRLLASTADVACDRWRQPDAGMWELHTARHYTSSKMGCWQALTHAVHLAELGQVPGDPSRWRSEAELVREWVAEHCWSPEVGAYTWYPGTDRLDASVLLHAVSGFDRGERMSSTLDALRRELGHGPHLYRYTGAAAEEGSFVACSFWMVSALQLCGRGEEARALMEQLVDGPTPVLNDVGVLAEMVDPATGDWLGNLPQALSHLALVNAAVTVHEHAGR; translated from the coding sequence GTGCCCGGGTCCCACCGGGGCGTCCCTCCCGTGCTGTGGTCCGGCGGCGGCGCGCCCGACCCCGCCCCGGTCCTGGAGCGGGACGAGCACGGCTGGGCCGACCTGCGCACCTACGCGGCCGTGGGCGACGGCCGGACCGTGGCGCTGGTGGCGCGCGACGGCCAGGTCGACTGGCTGCCCCTGCCGGACCTGGACGACACCCCCGCCTTCGCGGCCCTGCTCGACCCGGCGGACGGCGGGTGCGTGGAGCTGCGCCCGGTGGAGCCCTTCACGGCCTCCCGCGAGCACGTGCCGCACACCAACGTGCTCGCCTCGACGTACACCACGGCCAGCGGCCGGGTCCGCGTGACCGACGCGCTCAGCACGGGCGTCGCGGGCCGGCTGCCGTGGGCGGAGCTGGGCCGCCGGGTGGAGGGGCTCGAGGGGCGCGTGCCGATGAGGGCCGTCGTGCGCCCCGGCACCTGCCTGGGGACGGCCGGCCCGTGGGTCCAGGGGTCCTCCGCGGGGGCGCTCCTGCGCGTGGACGGGCTGACCATGGCCGTGGTGGCCGAGGTGCTCGAGCCCGGCGAGGACGTGCAGGGGCCCACGCGGCTGCACCGCACCGACGCCGAGCGCGAGGTCCGCGTGGACCTCGAGGTCACCGCCGGCTCGCGGTCGGTGCTCGGGCTGGTCGCCACCGCCGCCGAGCCGCTGTGGATGCCCTCGGGGCGGGCCGTGGACGCCGGCATCGACAGGACGGCGGACAACTGGCGCGCCTACTCCCGGACCGTCTCCTGGGACGGGCCGTGGGAGGCCGCGGTGCGCCGCAGCGTCATGGTGCTCAAGCTGCTGCTGCACGCGCCCAGCGGGGCGATGGCCGCCGCGGCCACCACGTCGCTGCCCGAGGACCCGGCGGGCGGCAAGTGCTGGGACTACCGGTTCGCGTGGGTGCGCGACTCCACCTACGCCCTCGAGGCGATGATGCGCTTCGGGCTGCGCGAGGAGCCGCACGCCGCCGTGAGCTGGCTCCTGCGCACCATCCGCGAGCGCGGCACCGCCCCCGACGTCTTCTACGCGCTCTCGGGCGAGGTCCCCCGCGGCGAGGTGCAGCAGATGCAGGCGCCCGGGTGGCGCGGCGCGGGACCGGTGGTGCGCGGCAACGCCGCCTCCTCGCAGCTGCAGCTGGGGGTCTACGGCGACCTGTTCAGCATCCTGCGCCTGTACGTGGACGGTGGCGGGGCGCTGGACGCCGAGACCGGCCGGCTGCTCGCCTCCACGGCCGACGTCGCCTGCGACCGGTGGCGCCAGCCCGACGCCGGGATGTGGGAGCTGCACACCGCCCGCCACTACACGAGCAGCAAGATGGGCTGCTGGCAGGCCCTGACCCACGCCGTCCACCTCGCCGAGCTCGGCCAGGTGCCCGGCGACCCCTCGCGCTGGCGGTCGGAGGCCGAGCTGGTGCGAGAGTGGGTGGCCGAGCACTGCTGGTCACCTGAGGTGGGCGCCTACACCTGGTACCCCGGCACCGACCGCCTCGACGCCTCGGTGCTGCTGCACGCGGTCAGCGGCTTCGACCGCGGGGAGCGCATGAGCTCCACGCTGGACGCGCTGCGCCGCGAGCTGGGGCACGGGCCGCACCTGTACCGGTACACGGGCGCGGCGGCCGAGGAGGGCTCGTTCGTCGCGTGCTCGTTCTGGATGGTCTCGGCGCTGCAGCTGTGCGGCCGCGGCGAGGAGGCCCGCGCGCTGATGGAGCAGCTGGTGGACGGCCCGACCCCGGTGCTCAACGACGTCGGGGTGCTGGCTGAGATGGTCGACCCGGCCACGGGCGACTGGCTGGGCAACCTGCCCCAGGCCCTGAGCCACCTGGCGCTCGTCAACGCCGCCGTCACGGTGCACGAGCACGCGGGGCGCTGA
- a CDS encoding PhoH family protein, translating into MPDSTPPAGPASAPGARPAGSQPAVVHTIVVPPEVSMVALLGTRDELVRAVERAFPRADVHVRGNEVTVTGNPADVALVERLLDEMTAVVRTGQQLTVDAVERSLGMLRAQTAERPADVLTMNILSGRGRSIRPKTLGQKRYVDAIDSHTIVFGIGPAGTGKTYLAMAKAVQALQAKQVSRIILTRPAVEAGERLGFLPGSLTDKIDPYLRPLYDALHDMLDPDSIPRLMAAGTIEVAPLAFMRGRSLNDSFVVLDEAQNTSPEQMKMFLTRLGFDSKMVITGDSTQVDLPAGTQSGLRVVESILSGIEDIHFSRLTSLDVVRHRLVGEIVDAYGRWDEAHQQPGSAARAQQGRRGGGPR; encoded by the coding sequence ATGCCCGACTCCACCCCGCCCGCCGGCCCCGCGTCCGCTCCGGGCGCGCGCCCCGCAGGCAGCCAGCCCGCCGTCGTCCACACCATCGTGGTGCCCCCCGAGGTCTCCATGGTGGCCCTGCTCGGCACCCGTGACGAGCTCGTCCGCGCCGTCGAGCGGGCCTTCCCGCGCGCCGACGTGCACGTGCGCGGCAACGAGGTCACCGTCACCGGCAACCCCGCCGACGTCGCCCTCGTCGAGCGCCTGCTCGACGAGATGACCGCCGTCGTGCGCACCGGCCAGCAGCTCACCGTCGACGCCGTCGAGCGCTCCCTGGGCATGCTGCGCGCCCAGACCGCCGAGCGCCCCGCCGACGTGCTGACCATGAACATCCTGTCCGGGCGCGGGCGCTCCATCCGGCCCAAGACGCTCGGCCAGAAGCGCTACGTCGACGCGATCGACAGCCACACGATCGTCTTCGGCATCGGCCCCGCGGGCACCGGCAAGACCTACCTGGCCATGGCCAAGGCGGTGCAGGCGCTGCAGGCCAAGCAGGTCAGCCGGATCATCCTGACCCGCCCCGCCGTGGAGGCGGGGGAGCGGCTCGGCTTCCTGCCGGGCTCGCTCACGGACAAGATCGACCCGTACCTGCGCCCCCTGTACGACGCGCTGCACGACATGCTCGACCCCGACTCGATCCCCAGGCTCATGGCCGCCGGGACCATCGAGGTCGCACCGCTGGCCTTCATGCGCGGCCGGTCGCTGAACGACTCCTTCGTCGTCCTCGACGAGGCGCAGAACACCAGCCCCGAGCAGATGAAGATGTTCCTCACCCGCCTCGGCTTCGACTCCAAGATGGTCATCACCGGTGACTCCACCCAGGTCGACCTGCCGGCGGGGACCCAGTCCGGCCTGCGCGTGGTCGAGTCCATCCTGTCGGGCATCGAGGACATCCACTTCTCCCGCCTGACCAGCCTCGACGTGGTCCGCCACCGGCTGGTCGGAGAGATCGTCGACGCGTACGGCCGCTGGGACGAGGCGCACCAGCAGCCCGGCTCCGCGGCGCGCGCCCAGCAGGGCCGCCGCGGCGGGGGTCCCCGATGA
- the leuA gene encoding 2-isopropylmalate synthase: MRSTQKPSPMAAHRYPPFAFGVDLPDRTWPGRRIETAPRWCAVDLRDGNQALIDPMGHDRKLRMWDLLVSIGYKEIEVGFPSASQTDFDFVRFLIETGRIPDDVTIQVLTQAREHLIERTYEAIRGAKTAIVHLYNSTSALQRDVVFGMDRDGIVDLALQGARLCKKFEEGVADQTEVFYEYSPESYTGTELDFAARICNEVIEVFDPTPERKMIINLPSTVEMSTPDLYADSIEWMTRNIRRRDEVLISVHPHNDRGTAVAAAELGLKAGADRVEGCLFGNGERTGNVDLVTLALNLVVQGVDPQVDLRDVDAVRRAAEHCNQIAVHERHPYAGDLVYTAFSGSHQDAIKKGFDKMGERSAAAGAAVEDAEWAVPYLPIDPRDVGRSYEAVIRVNSQSGKGGVAYLMRTEHSLDLPRRLQVEFSQVVQARTDSQGGEVTAAQLWEVFADEYLPSADYAEDGAATEAWGRFALRGLRTNSSATRDGGAGGVDSIEVDLLVDGEQRTASGAGNGPISAFVAALASQGTAVAVRDYSEHALGAGGDATAAAYVECEVGGRVLWGVGIDANTTVASLKAVVSAVNRAARG; the protein is encoded by the coding sequence ATGCGCAGCACCCAGAAGCCGTCCCCGATGGCCGCCCACCGCTACCCGCCGTTCGCCTTCGGCGTCGACCTGCCCGACCGCACGTGGCCGGGCCGCCGCATCGAGACCGCCCCCCGCTGGTGCGCGGTCGACCTGCGCGACGGCAACCAGGCCCTCATCGACCCCATGGGCCACGACCGCAAGCTGCGGATGTGGGACCTGCTGGTCTCGATCGGCTACAAGGAGATCGAGGTCGGGTTCCCCTCGGCCTCCCAGACCGACTTCGACTTCGTGCGGTTCCTCATCGAGACCGGCCGCATCCCCGACGACGTCACCATCCAGGTGCTGACCCAGGCGCGCGAGCACCTCATCGAGCGCACCTACGAGGCCATCCGCGGCGCGAAGACCGCGATCGTGCACCTGTACAACTCCACCTCGGCGCTGCAGCGCGACGTCGTCTTCGGCATGGACCGCGACGGCATCGTCGACCTGGCGCTGCAGGGCGCTCGGCTGTGCAAGAAGTTCGAGGAGGGCGTGGCCGACCAGACCGAGGTCTTCTACGAGTACTCCCCGGAGAGCTACACCGGCACCGAGCTCGACTTCGCCGCGCGCATCTGCAACGAGGTGATCGAGGTCTTCGACCCCACCCCCGAGCGCAAGATGATCATCAACCTGCCCTCGACGGTGGAGATGAGCACGCCGGACCTGTACGCCGACTCCATCGAGTGGATGACCCGCAACATCCGCCGCCGCGACGAGGTGCTCATCTCGGTGCACCCCCACAACGACCGCGGCACGGCCGTCGCCGCAGCGGAGCTGGGCCTCAAGGCCGGCGCCGACCGCGTCGAGGGCTGCCTGTTCGGCAACGGCGAGCGCACCGGCAACGTCGACCTGGTCACCCTGGCGCTGAACCTCGTGGTGCAGGGCGTCGACCCGCAGGTCGACCTGCGCGACGTCGACGCCGTGCGCCGCGCCGCAGAGCACTGCAACCAGATCGCCGTCCACGAGCGCCACCCCTACGCGGGCGACCTCGTCTACACCGCCTTCTCCGGCTCCCACCAGGACGCCATCAAGAAGGGCTTCGACAAGATGGGCGAGCGCTCGGCGGCTGCTGGTGCCGCCGTCGAGGACGCCGAGTGGGCCGTGCCGTACCTGCCGATCGACCCGCGCGACGTGGGCCGCTCCTACGAGGCCGTGATCCGGGTCAACAGCCAGTCCGGCAAGGGCGGCGTCGCCTACCTCATGCGCACCGAGCACTCCCTGGACCTGCCGCGCCGCCTGCAGGTGGAGTTCTCCCAGGTGGTGCAGGCCCGCACCGACTCCCAGGGCGGCGAGGTGACCGCCGCTCAGCTGTGGGAGGTGTTCGCCGACGAGTACCTGCCGTCGGCCGACTACGCGGAGGACGGCGCCGCGACCGAGGCCTGGGGCCGCTTCGCGCTGCGCGGTCTGCGCACCAACTCCTCCGCCACCCGCGACGGTGGCGCCGGGGGCGTCGACAGCATCGAGGTCGACCTCCTGGTCGACGGCGAGCAGCGCACCGCGAGCGGCGCCGGCAACGGCCCCATCTCGGCGTTCGTCGCGGCCCTGGCCTCCCAGGGCACCGCGGTGGCCGTGCGCGACTACTCCGAGCACGCGCTCGGTGCCGGCGGCGACGCCACCGCCGCCGCCTACGTCGAGTGCGAGGTGGGCGGCCGCGTCCTGTGGGGCGTGGGGATCGACGCCAACACCACCGTCGCGTCGCTGAAGGCGGTCGTCTCCGCGGTGAACCGCGCCGCTCGGGGCTGA
- the era gene encoding GTPase Era: MSTDSSEVAPGTGGAGDGHRSGFACLVGRPNAGKSTLTNALVGEKVAITSSRPQTTRHTVRGIVHRPDAQLVLVDTPGLHRPRTLLGQRLNDLVLGTLAEVDVIAFCLPADERTGPGDRWIAAQLAQVRRTPVVAVVTKTDKVDRGRLAERLLEVTALGEEEGHRPFADVVPVSATGDFQVDAVTRVLSSHLPPGPPLYPDGELTDEPEAVMVGELVREAALEGVRDELPHSLAVVVDEMTPRLGEDGQPTGLLKVHVLLYVERDSQKGIVIGRGGARLKEVGTTARQNIEALLGTRVHLDLRVKVAKDWQRDPRQLARLGF; this comes from the coding sequence GTGAGCACTGACAGCAGCGAGGTCGCGCCCGGCACGGGCGGCGCAGGCGACGGGCACCGCTCGGGCTTCGCCTGCCTGGTGGGACGGCCCAACGCCGGAAAGTCCACCCTGACCAACGCCCTCGTGGGCGAGAAGGTGGCCATCACCTCGTCGCGGCCGCAGACCACGCGCCACACGGTCCGCGGGATCGTGCACCGGCCCGACGCGCAGCTGGTGCTGGTGGACACCCCCGGACTGCACCGCCCGCGCACCCTGCTGGGGCAGCGCCTCAACGACCTCGTCCTCGGGACGCTGGCGGAGGTGGACGTCATCGCCTTCTGCCTCCCCGCCGACGAGCGGACCGGTCCCGGTGACCGCTGGATCGCCGCGCAGCTCGCGCAGGTGCGTCGCACGCCCGTCGTCGCCGTCGTCACCAAGACCGACAAGGTCGACCGGGGGCGTCTCGCGGAGAGGCTGCTCGAGGTGACGGCGCTCGGTGAGGAGGAGGGCCACCGGCCGTTCGCCGACGTCGTGCCGGTCTCGGCCACCGGTGACTTCCAGGTGGACGCCGTGACGCGCGTGCTGAGCTCCCACCTGCCTCCCGGGCCGCCGCTGTACCCCGACGGCGAGCTGACGGACGAGCCGGAGGCCGTCATGGTGGGCGAGCTGGTCCGCGAGGCGGCGCTGGAGGGCGTGCGCGACGAGCTGCCGCACAGCCTCGCGGTGGTGGTGGACGAGATGACCCCGCGCCTCGGTGAGGACGGGCAGCCCACGGGTCTGCTCAAGGTGCACGTGCTGCTCTACGTGGAGCGCGACAGCCAGAAGGGCATCGTCATCGGTCGGGGCGGGGCCCGCCTCAAGGAGGTCGGCACCACCGCGCGCCAGAACATCGAGGCGCTGCTGGGCACCCGGGTGCACCTGGACCTGCGGGTCAAGGTGGCCAAGGACTGGCAGCGCGACCCCCGCCAGCTGGCGCGCCTGGGCTTCTGA
- the ybeY gene encoding rRNA maturation RNase YbeY, with protein sequence MSVEVVDESGFTDPAGTGGPGVAVDEVSELARFVLAEMHVHPAADLSVILVDTTAMTALHEQWMDEPGPTDVLSFPMDELRPGSEDEPSPPGLLGDVVVCPEVAARQARESGHSTAEEVLLLVTHGCLHLLGFDHAEPDEEREMFALQRRLLLTFLSRRPQPS encoded by the coding sequence ATGAGCGTCGAGGTGGTCGACGAGTCCGGCTTCACCGACCCCGCCGGCACCGGTGGTCCCGGCGTCGCCGTCGACGAGGTCTCGGAGCTGGCGCGCTTCGTGCTGGCCGAGATGCACGTGCACCCCGCCGCCGACCTGTCGGTGATCCTGGTCGACACCACGGCGATGACGGCCCTGCACGAGCAGTGGATGGACGAGCCCGGCCCCACCGACGTCCTCAGCTTCCCCATGGACGAGCTGCGTCCCGGCAGCGAGGACGAGCCCAGCCCGCCCGGGCTCCTCGGCGACGTGGTGGTCTGCCCCGAGGTCGCCGCTCGGCAGGCGCGCGAGTCCGGCCACTCCACCGCCGAGGAGGTGCTGCTGCTCGTCACCCACGGCTGCCTGCACCTGCTCGGCTTCGACCACGCCGAGCCCGACGAGGAGCGCGAGATGTTCGCGCTGCAGCGCCGGCTGCTGCTGACCTTCCTGTCGCGCCGGCCCCAGCCCTCGTGA